In one Thermosipho ferrireducens genomic region, the following are encoded:
- the murJ gene encoding murein biosynthesis integral membrane protein MurJ produces the protein MSIFTSSLLFATATFFSRILGLVRDVLFAKYFGASYELDAYFIAIMFPYFLRRVFAEGAMTSAFVPLYSEFKDKEEKDKFVSSIINGFTIIILSLLIIVFLYPGIIPAIFGSGASFETKNLASKLSKITSPFIFFIFLWAISYSIANTHGRFFWPALTPAFANITIISGILLSKNYGILAPSLGFLSGGILMFVSLSKILLHHKYYVTLKYFKNFLKLFLPSFFAMTISQINTIVDMNIASFYGTGGVSYLQYASRFYMLPYGLFAVSVSTVVLPKIASDRDNFSAHLKNAMSTALFFTFPATLGLIVLSTPIIRFFYEHGQFTGKDTIITSSVLVGYSLGLPFYGLYSTLSRANHAIKNMKTPFFATILVALINIILDVILGLKYGPTGIAIATSIAGAAGFVYLFTRTRVFPIKDSVKIAISSGIMIMVVIFTNKLSSQKYWLFFTIGTGTAIYFVTSFILFRKRIWSVLNAWRKNSNIQ, from the coding sequence ATGTCCATATTCACAAGCAGTTTATTGTTTGCAACTGCCACTTTCTTTTCCCGTATTTTAGGACTTGTAAGGGATGTTTTGTTTGCAAAATATTTCGGAGCTTCTTATGAACTTGATGCATATTTTATTGCAATCATGTTTCCATACTTTTTAAGACGGGTATTTGCCGAAGGGGCAATGACATCTGCTTTTGTTCCTCTATATTCTGAATTTAAAGATAAAGAAGAAAAAGATAAATTTGTATCTTCAATTATAAACGGTTTTACAATCATAATACTTTCTTTGCTGATCATCGTATTTCTCTATCCAGGTATCATTCCAGCAATTTTTGGTAGTGGAGCATCTTTTGAGACAAAAAATCTCGCCTCTAAACTTTCAAAAATTACCTCTCCTTTTATTTTCTTCATATTTTTGTGGGCAATATCTTACTCTATAGCGAACACTCATGGCCGTTTTTTTTGGCCAGCACTTACTCCTGCTTTTGCAAATATTACAATCATTTCTGGAATACTACTTTCAAAAAATTATGGAATACTCGCTCCATCTCTTGGATTTTTATCTGGTGGTATATTAATGTTTGTATCTCTTTCAAAAATACTACTTCATCATAAATATTACGTTACTCTAAAATATTTTAAAAACTTTTTAAAACTTTTCCTTCCGTCGTTTTTTGCAATGACAATTTCTCAAATTAACACAATAGTAGACATGAACATCGCATCTTTTTATGGAACAGGTGGTGTTTCATATCTCCAGTATGCGTCAAGATTTTACATGCTTCCATACGGTCTTTTCGCTGTATCAGTATCAACTGTTGTTTTACCAAAAATCGCATCAGATAGAGACAATTTTTCAGCACATCTTAAAAATGCTATGTCCACCGCTTTATTTTTTACATTTCCAGCTACACTTGGCTTAATAGTTCTTTCAACACCGATAATAAGGTTTTTTTACGAACACGGCCAGTTTACTGGAAAAGACACAATAATAACTTCCTCTGTTTTAGTTGGATACAGTTTAGGATTGCCATTTTATGGACTGTACTCAACTTTATCTCGGGCAAATCACGCAATCAAAAATATGAAAACACCCTTTTTTGCAACTATCCTTGTTGCGTTAATAAATATTATTTTGGATGTAATTCTTGGTTTAAAATATGGACCAACTGGTATAGCAATCGCTACGAGCATAGCCGGAGCAGCCGGTTTTGTTTATCTTTTTACCAGAACCAGGGTTTTTCCAATAAAAGATAGTGTTAAAATAGCCATTTCTTCTGGTATTATGATTATGGTTGTAATATTCACAAATAAACTCTCCTCGCAAAAATACTGGCTATTTTTTACAATAGGAACTGGTACAGCAATTTATTTTGTTACTTCTTTTATACTTTTTAGAAAAAGAATATGGAGTGTTCTAAATGCTTGGAGAAAAAATTCTAATATTCAATAA
- a CDS encoding biotin--[acetyl-CoA-carboxylase] ligase produces MLGEKILIFNKIDSTNEYLKENYKKLPNGTVVVATTQTNGKGRYGKNWASPEGGLWFSILLKPRKPQPGDFYTKISSLALINILKKYGINARIKWPNDIYVNKKKLCGILTEAVYKGELEAVIIGIGLNVNNEIPEHLKNTAISIKQLIERRINPLRFLNNFLKKLRTLHAKYKNTPTLLTENWKKYLLFKEGDRIIINNREILILKIEKDYMIVQDCLTIKSIRSIHELEGTV; encoded by the coding sequence ATGCTTGGAGAAAAAATTCTAATATTCAATAAAATTGACAGTACAAATGAATATTTAAAAGAAAATTACAAAAAACTTCCAAATGGAACAGTAGTTGTAGCCACAACTCAAACAAATGGTAAAGGGCGTTATGGTAAAAATTGGGCTTCTCCAGAAGGTGGGTTGTGGTTTTCTATATTATTAAAACCCAGAAAGCCACAACCTGGTGACTTTTACACCAAAATTTCTTCACTGGCATTAATTAACATTTTAAAAAAGTATGGAATAAATGCCAGAATCAAGTGGCCAAATGATATATATGTGAACAAGAAAAAATTATGCGGAATTTTAACAGAAGCTGTATACAAAGGGGAATTAGAAGCTGTTATTATAGGCATAGGCCTTAACGTAAACAACGAGATCCCAGAACACCTTAAGAATACAGCCATCTCCATAAAACAATTAATAGAAAGACGCATAAACCCTTTGCGTTTTCTAAATAATTTCTTGAAAAAACTACGAACATTACACGCAAAATATAAAAACACTCCAACTCTTCTCACAGAAAATTGGAAAAAATATCTCTTGTTTAAAGAAGGAGATAGAATTATAATAAATAACAGAGAAATACTTATACTAAAAATTGAAAAAGATTACATGATAGTTCAGGATTGTTTAACAATAAAAAGTATAAGAAGCATTCATGAACTTGAAGGTACTGTTTAA
- a CDS encoding 7-cyano-7-deazaguanine synthase, with the protein MIDEIKEIVGNQTYNDVVVAFSGGMDSTAASLLMKEALGAEHVELVNVLYGPFTYSKSIEIVKSAAKKMGLKLTFVESRKQIEIWKHGPSCNMCTRIVKMGTVQNYAKGRLIITGSNACDTWGQTGLKLFNGMYAPLGDLNKTMIKKVLDYYNFKVERIGEHATREGCKLKHLLKIMANPEYHGKAVDYANEILLKMVPRGMKIANVKIVGPLSKNIAIINVEPMVENIDDIASEISKIDVIDEVIIAKKPLKLTIIANPSIFRVENSKKWILEGKLQPEFAVPIKIEWKESKNNKLRTFHVVGVEEWKNYEMEKELYLKSSKESSNTNSQTKSCCSRPSAIPPMQMK; encoded by the coding sequence ATTATTGATGAAATCAAGGAAATAGTAGGAAATCAGACATACAATGACGTGGTAGTGGCTTTTTCAGGAGGAATGGACAGTACCGCTGCTTCGTTGTTGATGAAAGAGGCGTTAGGTGCTGAGCATGTTGAACTTGTCAACGTATTGTATGGTCCATTTACCTATTCTAAAAGCATAGAAATAGTCAAAAGTGCTGCAAAAAAAATGGGGTTAAAATTAACATTTGTTGAATCCAGAAAACAAATTGAGATCTGGAAACACGGTCCATCCTGTAATATGTGTACACGCATTGTAAAAATGGGAACTGTTCAAAATTATGCTAAAGGAAGATTGATAATAACAGGCTCCAATGCATGCGACACATGGGGGCAAACTGGGCTTAAACTCTTTAACGGTATGTACGCTCCACTTGGAGATTTGAACAAAACAATGATAAAAAAAGTTCTTGACTATTACAACTTCAAAGTTGAAAGAATAGGTGAGCATGCAACAAGAGAAGGATGTAAATTGAAACATCTTCTGAAGATTATGGCAAACCCGGAATATCATGGTAAAGCTGTTGACTATGCTAATGAGATATTGCTAAAAATGGTACCAAGAGGAATGAAAATTGCAAATGTGAAGATCGTTGGACCACTTTCGAAAAACATTGCCATAATCAATGTGGAACCAATGGTGGAAAATATTGACGACATTGCCAGCGAAATATCAAAAATTGACGTAATTGATGAAGTTATAATTGCAAAAAAACCGTTAAAATTAACAATAATTGCAAATCCTTCTATATTCAGAGTAGAAAATTCCAAAAAATGGATATTAGAAGGGAAACTGCAACCTGAATTTGCCGTTCCAATCAAGATTGAATGGAAAGAATCGAAAAATAACAAATTAAGGACTTTTCACGTAGTTGGGGTGGAAGAATGGAAGAATTACGAAATGGAGAAAGAGCTGTACTTAAAGAGCTCGAAAGAATCATCGAATACGAATTCACAGACAAAAAGTTGTTGTTCACGGCCCTCTGCCATACCTCCTATGCAAATGAAATGA
- the rnc gene encoding ribonuclease III, with protein sequence MFTALCHTSYANEMNQINRAIESNERLEFLGDAVIELLVCETLYKEFPESSEGEMSQVKSAVASEETLSEIAKKIRLGHFLFLGKGEEKTGGRTRNSILADTLEAIAAALYLDGGFQTVKNVLKKYLDNYILDYISGKKIFDYKTKLQELTQELFKCLPKYKTVENQRGFTSQVIINGTVYGIGQGISKKEAEKIAAEKAVKLILNSREV encoded by the coding sequence TTGTTCACGGCCCTCTGCCATACCTCCTATGCAAATGAAATGAATCAGATAAATAGGGCCATTGAAAGTAATGAAAGATTGGAGTTTTTAGGGGATGCTGTAATAGAATTGCTCGTTTGTGAAACTCTTTATAAAGAGTTTCCTGAAAGTTCTGAGGGAGAAATGTCCCAGGTAAAATCGGCAGTAGCAAGCGAAGAAACTCTATCTGAAATAGCAAAGAAAATACGTTTAGGTCATTTCCTTTTTCTGGGTAAAGGTGAGGAAAAAACTGGTGGCAGAACAAGAAATTCTATTCTTGCGGATACCCTTGAAGCAATTGCAGCCGCTTTATACTTAGACGGTGGATTTCAAACAGTAAAGAATGTTCTAAAAAAATACCTGGATAATTACATACTTGATTATATTAGTGGCAAAAAAATTTTTGACTACAAAACAAAACTTCAGGAATTAACTCAAGAACTTTTTAAATGCCTTCCAAAGTACAAAACTGTTGAAAACCAAAGGGGATTTACTTCGCAAGTTATTATAAATGGGACAGTGTACGGTATTGGACAGGGAATTTCCAAAAAAGAAGCAGAAAAAATCGCAGCGGAAAAGGCGGTAAAATTAATATTAAATTCCAGGGAGGTTTGA
- a CDS encoding AEC family transporter, whose product MIISTFSAVLTPFLIILIGFIFGKIFPYDLKIVSKTALWLMATIVTFTFINDYTPTLSQLKDYGIGMIILFFISLLITYFSKEKDIFLVSSVYVNSGYLGYPVLYSLWGERAMAYGVIYSLMNILIGSLLLPIFIGKKVNFKNILKLPYFYTLIVAFILGHLGISYRSIPEPLLNSLLMLKDSAIPFLLLFVGLSLSRIKFSKGSMLTISLSSLLRLIIIPVFGLIFSQVYKMHGEFGKVFVLESAMPVAVNSVILMDALGGDTPSMSLSVAVTTLLSIITLPIWAFVLEQIF is encoded by the coding sequence TTGATTATATCAACATTTTCTGCTGTTTTAACCCCTTTTCTTATTATCTTAATTGGTTTTATTTTTGGAAAAATTTTTCCGTACGATTTAAAGATAGTCTCAAAAACAGCATTATGGCTCATGGCTACAATAGTTACTTTCACGTTCATAAATGATTATACTCCAACATTGAGCCAGCTAAAAGATTATGGAATAGGAATGATTATTCTTTTCTTTATCTCACTTTTAATCACTTATTTTTCAAAAGAAAAAGATATATTTCTTGTATCCTCAGTCTATGTCAATTCTGGATACCTTGGATATCCTGTGTTGTATTCTCTCTGGGGAGAACGTGCTATGGCATATGGAGTGATTTATTCTTTAATGAATATATTAATTGGAAGCTTATTACTGCCAATATTTATAGGGAAAAAAGTAAACTTTAAAAACATTCTAAAACTTCCATACTTTTATACACTAATAGTGGCTTTCATTCTCGGCCATCTCGGAATCAGTTATAGATCCATACCTGAACCTCTTTTAAATTCACTGTTAATGTTAAAAGATTCCGCAATTCCGTTTCTCCTATTATTCGTAGGTTTATCACTTTCAAGAATAAAATTTTCTAAGGGTTCAATGTTAACTATTTCACTCAGTAGTCTACTAAGGTTAATAATAATTCCAGTATTTGGCTTAATATTTTCACAGGTGTATAAAATGCATGGAGAATTTGGAAAAGTCTTCGTTCTTGAAAGTGCCATGCCTGTTGCTGTAAATAGTGTGATTTTAATGGATGCACTTGGAGGTGACACACCTTCAATGAGTTTGAGTGTTGCAGTAACAACTCTTTTATCCATTATTACCTTGCCAATCTGGGCTTTTGTTCTCGAACAAATATTTTAA
- a CDS encoding NADH-dependent [FeFe] hydrogenase, group A6, with product MVKIHINNREYEVPEDITVLEAAQKVGIQIPTLCHHPELEPIGACRVCVVEIEGSRTLQPACTTKVVDGMKIKTYSDRVENAVKFNLSLIMANHPNDCMYCEADARCELKKLVHKFDVEEIFPKSDIPDIFDDSSPSIQRDLSKCIKCQRCVRVCSEIQGINVYSMIDRGYHTLPQTAFDAPVYETDCISCGQCSYICPVGAIYETPDWKKVLKILERKEKILVAQTAPSTRVAIGEEFGMEPGSVSTGKMVAALRRLGFDYVFDTNFAADLTIVEEGTELIGRLKEGGPFPMFTSCCPGWINLLEKLYPEFIENVSSAKSPQQMMSAVIKSYFAEKIGVKPEDIIIVSVMPCTAKKDEIKRPQQKINDIQSTDYVITTRELAKLIKLKEINFSGLPDEEYDNPLGASTGAAILFGVTGGVMEAALRTAYEILTNEKLPKVVFEDVRGLDGVKEAEVDVKGKKIKIAVAHGMANVRRLLDDLKEGKRYYDFIEIMACPGGCIGGGGQPKSLDPEILRKRAEAIYSLDERSTIRRSHENPYIKQLYEEFLKEPNSHLAHELLHTYYTDRSKKKVEVSQ from the coding sequence ATGGTTAAAATTCACATCAACAACCGTGAATATGAGGTCCCGGAAGACATTACAGTACTGGAAGCTGCTCAAAAGGTTGGTATACAAATCCCCACTTTGTGTCATCATCCGGAATTAGAACCAATAGGTGCATGTAGAGTATGTGTTGTTGAAATTGAAGGTTCCAGAACACTCCAGCCGGCCTGTACAACAAAAGTAGTTGACGGTATGAAAATAAAAACTTATTCCGATAGAGTGGAAAATGCTGTAAAATTCAATCTCTCGCTTATCATGGCAAATCATCCCAATGATTGTATGTATTGTGAAGCTGATGCAAGATGTGAACTAAAAAAACTTGTCCACAAATTTGACGTAGAAGAAATTTTCCCAAAATCAGATATTCCTGACATATTCGATGATAGTAGTCCTTCTATTCAAAGAGACTTATCAAAATGTATTAAATGTCAAAGATGTGTAAGAGTATGTAGTGAAATTCAGGGTATAAATGTATACTCAATGATTGATAGAGGTTACCATACACTTCCACAAACTGCATTTGATGCTCCCGTTTACGAAACAGATTGTATTTCCTGTGGTCAATGTTCATACATCTGTCCTGTTGGTGCCATATACGAAACACCCGACTGGAAAAAGGTACTTAAAATCCTTGAAAGAAAAGAAAAAATACTCGTAGCCCAAACAGCTCCATCAACAAGAGTTGCAATAGGGGAAGAATTTGGAATGGAACCTGGTTCTGTAAGCACCGGTAAAATGGTAGCAGCCTTACGAAGATTGGGGTTTGACTATGTATTTGACACTAACTTTGCCGCTGACTTAACTATTGTAGAAGAAGGAACAGAATTAATTGGAAGGCTCAAAGAAGGTGGCCCATTCCCAATGTTTACAAGCTGTTGTCCAGGCTGGATTAATTTGCTCGAAAAACTCTACCCGGAATTCATTGAAAATGTATCCAGTGCAAAATCTCCTCAGCAAATGATGAGTGCTGTTATAAAATCGTATTTTGCAGAAAAAATCGGCGTGAAACCAGAGGATATAATAATAGTTTCAGTTATGCCATGTACCGCGAAAAAAGATGAAATTAAAAGACCGCAGCAAAAAATCAACGATATACAATCAACAGATTATGTAATTACTACAAGAGAACTTGCCAAGCTCATAAAACTTAAAGAAATTAACTTCTCTGGATTGCCAGATGAAGAGTACGATAATCCACTTGGCGCTTCAACAGGTGCTGCTATCCTATTTGGTGTTACAGGTGGTGTCATGGAAGCGGCACTGAGAACCGCATACGAAATTCTCACAAATGAAAAATTACCAAAAGTTGTCTTCGAAGATGTTAGAGGCCTTGATGGAGTAAAAGAAGCTGAAGTTGATGTCAAAGGTAAAAAAATAAAAATAGCAGTTGCTCATGGGATGGCAAATGTAAGAAGACTGCTTGATGATTTAAAAGAAGGTAAAAGATATTACGACTTTATTGAAATCATGGCATGTCCCGGTGGTTGTATAGGTGGTGGCGGACAACCTAAGAGTCTTGATCCAGAAATCTTAAGAAAACGTGCTGAAGCTATTTATAGTCTTGATGAGAGAAGCACAATTAGAAGATCACACGAAAATCCATACATAAAACAACTTTACGAAGAATTCTTGAAAGAACCTAATAGCCATCTTGCACACGAACTACTACACACGTACTATACTGATAGATCAAAGAAAAAAGTGGAAGTTTCACAATAA
- a CDS encoding TM1266 family iron-only hydrogenase system putative regulator yields the protein MVNTSERYYTVDIIVNDRDKAYDKVNEILHDFAKYIKLRVGYPVIEENFAVIFIIFKATNDLLGNFTGKLGQIQNVRVKSIPITK from the coding sequence ATAGTGAATACAAGTGAAAGGTATTACACAGTAGACATAATTGTGAATGACAGAGACAAAGCGTATGATAAGGTAAATGAAATACTCCATGATTTTGCAAAATATATAAAACTGCGAGTTGGTTATCCCGTAATTGAAGAGAACTTCGCAGTAATCTTTATCATATTTAAAGCCACAAATGATCTTCTTGGAAATTTTACAGGAAAACTTGGCCAAATCCAAAATGTGCGTGTAAAAAGCATTCCTATAACAAAGTGA
- the hydG gene encoding [FeFe] hydrogenase H-cluster radical SAM maturase HydG translates to MFVFVKEKLEEKTFIPEEKIFELLETTQKPDPKRVREILDKSLNKQRLEPEEVSTLLNADSEELWEEIFSAARKLKEKVYGNRIVLFAPLYIGNECYNDCEYCGFRVSNKEVLRKTLSIDDLRKEVEALVSKGHKRLIVVYGEHSKYSPEFIAKTIDVIYNTKVGNGEIRRVNVNAAPQTVEGYKIIKNVGIGTFQIFQETYHRETYRKMHPRGPKSNYAWRLYGLDRAMLAGIDDVGIGALFGLYNWKFEVMGLLYHTIHLEERFGVGPHTISFPRIEPAVGTPVAQRPPYQVNDEEFKKLVAVLRLAVPYTGMILTAREPADLRREVLKLGVSQIDAGSSIGVGSYSEKDPEVIKKSQFILGDNRSLDEVIRELLQEDYIPSFCTACYRAGRTGEHFMEFAIPGFVKRFCTPNAIFTLREYLNDYASQKTKEIGYKLIEKELEKIDEKRKSSVIDGLKKIDKGERDVRF, encoded by the coding sequence ATGTTTGTATTTGTGAAAGAAAAACTTGAAGAGAAAACATTTATACCTGAAGAAAAGATATTTGAGCTCTTAGAAACAACACAAAAACCTGATCCTAAAAGAGTAAGAGAAATTCTTGACAAATCACTAAACAAGCAAAGATTAGAACCAGAAGAAGTAAGCACTCTCTTAAATGCTGACAGTGAAGAACTGTGGGAAGAAATCTTTTCAGCTGCTAGAAAGCTCAAAGAAAAAGTGTACGGAAACAGAATTGTTTTGTTTGCGCCGCTATATATTGGTAACGAATGCTACAACGACTGTGAATATTGTGGTTTCAGAGTTTCTAATAAAGAGGTTCTGAGAAAAACTTTAAGTATAGATGATTTGAGAAAAGAAGTTGAAGCCCTTGTCAGTAAAGGCCATAAAAGACTCATAGTTGTTTATGGCGAACACAGCAAATATTCCCCGGAGTTTATAGCCAAAACAATTGATGTTATTTACAACACAAAAGTTGGTAACGGCGAAATCAGAAGGGTAAATGTTAACGCCGCACCACAAACCGTCGAAGGATACAAAATAATTAAGAATGTTGGGATAGGCACATTTCAAATTTTCCAAGAAACATATCATAGAGAAACGTATAGAAAAATGCACCCGCGAGGTCCAAAATCAAATTACGCGTGGCGACTCTATGGGCTTGACAGAGCTATGCTTGCAGGAATAGACGATGTTGGAATAGGAGCATTATTTGGTTTATACAACTGGAAATTCGAAGTTATGGGATTGTTGTACCACACGATTCATCTTGAAGAACGTTTTGGCGTGGGGCCACATACTATATCTTTCCCGAGAATAGAACCAGCTGTAGGTACGCCTGTTGCACAAAGACCTCCATATCAAGTAAACGATGAAGAATTCAAAAAGTTAGTAGCTGTTTTAAGATTAGCGGTACCCTACACCGGTATGATATTAACAGCACGTGAACCTGCCGATTTAAGAAGGGAAGTGCTGAAACTTGGAGTCTCTCAAATAGATGCGGGATCAAGCATAGGAGTGGGTTCATATTCTGAAAAAGATCCTGAGGTAATTAAAAAGAGTCAATTTATTCTTGGCGATAATCGTTCACTTGATGAAGTAATTCGAGAACTGCTTCAGGAAGATTACATACCTTCTTTCTGTACAGCCTGTTATAGAGCTGGAAGAACAGGGGAACATTTTATGGAATTTGCTATTCCAGGTTTTGTAAAAAGATTTTGTACCCCAAACGCTATATTTACTTTAAGAGAGTATTTGAATGATTATGCTTCACAAAAAACTAAAGAAATTGGATATAAACTTATTGAAAAAGAACTTGAAAAAATTGATGAAAAACGAAAATCTTCCGTAATCGACGGACTCAAAAAAATAGATAAAGGTGAAAGAGATGTCAGATTTTAA
- the hydE gene encoding [FeFe] hydrogenase H-cluster radical SAM maturase HydE: protein MIDKLVTRRDSVTLEDLEYLLSTEKYDEIIFEKADEIREKYVGKEVHLRAIIEFSNICTKSCLYCGLRAENKKLKRYRMSPEEIIKRAELIAEKGIKTIVLQSGEDPYYTTEIIEYLIKEIKKFDVAITLSIGERKFEEYRIWKTAGADRYLMRHETACPELYNKLHPDDSFENRKKHLFELKKIGYETGAGSMVGLPGQGPRELAMDILFTRELDADMVGIGPFIPNPDTPLKNEKGGDLNTTLKVIALTRLLLPTANIPATTAMGSIHPFGRQKALKCGANVIMPNLTPNPYRPNYTLYPGKICLFEADTACVECVKGMIKGLSRNVGKSYGFRVKLTNV, encoded by the coding sequence ATAATAGATAAACTTGTAACCAGAAGAGATTCAGTAACTCTTGAAGACCTTGAATATCTACTTTCAACGGAAAAATACGATGAGATTATATTTGAAAAAGCGGACGAAATTCGAGAAAAATATGTTGGAAAAGAAGTGCACTTAAGGGCCATTATTGAGTTTTCAAATATTTGTACGAAAAGCTGTCTTTACTGCGGGTTAAGAGCGGAAAATAAAAAGCTAAAAAGGTATAGAATGTCTCCTGAAGAAATAATAAAAAGAGCTGAATTAATAGCAGAAAAAGGTATCAAAACAATTGTTTTGCAATCAGGAGAAGATCCATACTATACAACTGAAATAATAGAATATTTAATAAAAGAGATCAAGAAGTTTGATGTAGCAATAACCTTAAGTATAGGCGAAAGGAAGTTTGAAGAATACAGAATATGGAAAACCGCAGGTGCCGATAGATATCTTATGAGACATGAAACAGCATGTCCTGAGTTATACAACAAACTTCATCCAGATGATTCTTTTGAAAACAGAAAAAAGCATCTCTTTGAACTTAAGAAAATCGGCTATGAAACAGGAGCAGGTTCTATGGTAGGATTGCCCGGGCAGGGCCCGCGTGAACTTGCAATGGACATACTCTTTACTCGCGAACTAGATGCTGACATGGTAGGAATTGGACCATTTATTCCAAATCCAGATACACCACTAAAAAATGAAAAAGGTGGTGATTTAAACACCACACTAAAAGTCATTGCTTTGACACGCTTGCTGTTACCTACAGCAAATATTCCTGCCACCACTGCGATGGGAAGTATACATCCTTTTGGCAGACAAAAAGCACTAAAATGTGGAGCTAATGTTATAATGCCAAACCTCACACCAAATCCTTATAGACCAAATTACACGTTATATCCAGGAAAGATTTGTCTTTTTGAAGCAGACACAGCCTGTGTGGAATGTGTAAAAGGTATGATTAAGGGATTAAGTCGAAACGTTGGAAAAAGTTATGGTTTCCGTGTAAAATTAACTAATGTTTAA